The following are encoded together in the Zingiber officinale cultivar Zhangliang chromosome 8A, Zo_v1.1, whole genome shotgun sequence genome:
- the LOC122010318 gene encoding protein PHOSPHATE STARVATION RESPONSE 3-like, whose amino-acid sequence MSSHSLITIKQHNSSDGANQQNSAVQSSNSPLLFSGEDEHADDMVKDFLNLSTDASHASDGLAHSEQIELQILSEQLGIEITDHWESPRLDDICWRSQVPSLSPSSNRDENVQPRLQTTSTSTSSANKRRLRWTVELHERFVDAVNKLDGAEKATPKAVLRLMNVEGLTIYHVKSHLQKYRLAKYLPKTTEDKRASVSEDKKEPSVSDDTDLDKMRSIQVTEALRMQIEVQKLLHEQLEVQRALQLRIEENASYLQKILEEQQKSKSL is encoded by the exons ATGAGCAGCCACAGTTTGATCACAATTAAACAACATAATTCTTCTGACGGAGCCAACCAGCAGAATTCAGCAGTTCAATCTTCTAACTCCCCTCTATTGTTCAGTGGTGAGGATGAACACGCCGATGACATGGTGAAGGATTTCCTTAATCTGTCTACCGATGCTTCACACGCTAGCGATGGTTTAGCTCACAGTGAGCAAATAGAATTGCAAATATTGTCTGAACAACTTGGTATCGAGATCACAGATCACTGGGAAAGCCCTCGTTTGGAT GACATATGCTGGAGGTCCCAAGTCCCATCTCTTTCACCATCTTCTAACCGTGATGAGAATGTTCAGCCTCGTTTGCAAACAACCTCAACCTCAACCTCATCTGCAAACAAGCGAAGATTAAGATGGACGGTGGAGCTCCATGAGCGATTTGTAGATGCTGTGAACAAGCTTGATGGGGCCGAGA AGGCAACTCCGAAGGCTGTACTGAGGCTCATGAATGTCGAAGGGCTGACTATTTACCATGTAAAGAGTCATTTGCAG AAATATCGACTTGCTAAGTATCTCCCAAAGACCACAGAAG ACAAAAGGGCTTCCGTTTCAGAAGATAAGAAAGAACCATCAGTTAGTGATGACACTGATTTGGACAAGATGAG GAGCATTCAAGTCACAGAAGCTCTCAGGATGCAAATAGAGGTTCAAAAACTGCTGCACGAACAACTCGAG GTCCAACGAGCACTTCAATTACGCATAGAGGAAAACGCAAGCTACTTGCAGAAAATTCTTGAAGAACAGCAAAAAAGCAAGTCCCTTTAG